Proteins found in one Paenibacillus sp. FSL R10-2782 genomic segment:
- a CDS encoding rRNA adenine N-6-methyltransferase family protein, which yields MNAIHFIREYIRHPRSVGAIIPSSRQLAKQIATPIYFDQAACIIEYGAGTGVFTQELIKNKRPDTLLLVIEANESFYKTLQSKYGHLEQVHVIHGSAEHVARYITQYHVSKVDYVVSGLPFTSLPAALSSLILGQTAEVLGQEGKFITFQYSKVKHNFFRTFFRDIQIKKVHYNVPPAYVFTCSL from the coding sequence ATGAATGCGATTCACTTTATTCGAGAGTATATCAGGCATCCACGTAGCGTAGGCGCTATCATACCAAGCTCAAGACAGTTGGCCAAGCAAATTGCCACACCAATCTACTTTGACCAAGCAGCGTGCATCATTGAGTATGGTGCAGGTACCGGTGTGTTTACGCAAGAACTGATTAAGAACAAGCGCCCGGATACGCTATTGCTAGTGATTGAGGCCAATGAATCGTTTTACAAAACATTGCAAAGCAAGTACGGACACTTGGAGCAAGTACACGTCATTCATGGATCGGCCGAGCATGTAGCCCGGTATATAACACAGTATCATGTCTCGAAAGTGGATTACGTCGTATCAGGACTCCCTTTTACCAGCCTACCTGCCGCCTTATCCAGCCTGATTTTGGGACAAACGGCAGAAGTATTGGGTCAGGAGGGCAAATTTATTACGTTTCAGTATAGTAAGGTAAAACACAACTTCTTTCGTACCTTCTTTAGAGACATTCAAATCAAAAAGGTACATTACAACGTCCCGCCCGCCTATGTTTTCACTTGCAGCCTGTAA